Proteins encoded in a region of the Drosophila gunungcola strain Sukarami chromosome 3L unlocalized genomic scaffold, Dgunungcola_SK_2 000005F, whole genome shotgun sequence genome:
- the LOC128258973 gene encoding microspherule protein 1 has protein sequence MEVTRITVGTGNAVPVAATNPPAVHINPPATVSTLIQAGVSPATTTTTTVGPTAPTTTPATTTIIGSTANISTVISTPLRNPIHNLPIELQNDQKRRSSSRTIKRKRFDDEIVEYNIAVPTNRGGTDANRSSRPRTTSQNYPALVGVPHTTLAPLNIPISTPEAPQTPGSADSLVHPGSSSSTVASLLPLATPTTPAPLATPLPVAPIVSAVVHHPKPPVMERPTTSDRRSRPVRPASKKSQRRNGRPMGQMATKDLGRWKPIDDLALIIGIQQTNDLRIIHRGVKFSCKFTLQELQQRWYALLYEPAVSRIAVSAMRNLHPELVESVQRKALYSVQEEDLLGTIKSSEQPKLEQFQELLDKNASVFYCARTAKSLHNHWLLLKQYSLLPDQAVKPLFGTDQQPLSFSDAEDQIFEHDLNEPRDEALEMEKALADRRNKRDIRLLENELSRWGVLVDSVLSPTAASEFDNQTLACLCGRHVRYLMRSKEITFGRDAKDCVVDVDLGLEGPAAKISRRQGTIKLRSNGDFFIANEGKRAIFIDSTPLLSGNKARLAHNCTVEISGLRFTFLVNYELINAIRQESAKTSNPLN, from the exons ATGGAGGTAACAAGAATTACCGTTGGCACTGGAAATGCAGTGCCCGTTGCCGCCACTAATCCCCCCGCAGTGCATATTAACCCCCCTGCAACTGTGAGCACACTAATCCAAGCAGGCGTGtcgccagcaacaacaaccacaactaCCGTTGGCCCTacagcaccaacaacaacaccagcaacaacaacaataataggAAGTACAGCTAACATTTCAACTGTAATTTCGACACCACTACGAAATCCGATTCACAATCTGCCGATTGAACTGCAAAACGATCAAAAACGAAGGAG TTCATCGCGGACGATCAAAAGGAAGCGTTTTGATGACGAAATAGTCGAGTACAACATCGCAGTGCCCACAAATCGCGGTGGAACAGACGCAAATCGCAGCAGCAGACCACGGACCACATCCCAAAACTATCCCGCCCTGGTGGGCGTGCCACATACCACGTTAGCGCCCTTGAACATACCCATTTCCACGCCGGAAGCGCCACAAACGCCGGGTTCCGCGGATTCCCTGGTGCACCCGGGTAGCAGTTCCAGTACCGTTGCCTCCCTGCTGCccctggccacgcccactacGCCCGCTCCCCTGGCCACGCCTCTTCCCGTTGCTCCCATCGTTTCGGCCGTAGTGCATCATCCCAAACCGCCCGTTATGGAGCGTCCCACTACCAGCGACAGGCGTTCGCGTCCAGTGCGTCCGGCCAGCAAGAAATCGCAGCGTCGGAATGGACGTCCCATGGGCCAGATGGCCACCAAGGATCTGGGCCGCTGGAAGCCCATCGATGACCTGGCCCTCATCATTGGCATCCAGCAGACCAACGATCTGAGGATTATCCATCGCGGCGTGAAGTTCTCCTGCAAGTTTACGCTGCAGGAACTTCAGCAACGTTGGTATGCCCTGTTGTATGAGCCCGCTGTGTCCAGGATTGCCGTGTCTGCCATGAGGAACCTGCATCCCGAGCTGGTGGAGTCCGTTCAGCGCAAGGCCTTGTACAGCGTGCAGGAGGAGGACCTATTGGGCACCATCAAGAGC TCGGAGCAACCCAAGCTGGAGCAGTTCCAAGAGCTGCTGGACAAGAACGCCTCCGTCTTCTACTGCGCCCGCACTGCCAAATCCCTGCACAACCATTGGCTACTCCTCAAGCAGTACAGCTTGCTGCCGGATCAGGCTGTGAAGCCGCTTTTCGGCACGGATCAGCAGCCGCTCAGCTTCTCGGATGCAGAGGATCAGATCTTCGAGCACGACTTGAACGAGCCGCGCGATGAGGCTCTGGAAATGGAGAAGGCTCTGGCCGATCGTCGCAACAAACGTGATATACGCCTGCTGGAGAACGAGCTGTCGCGCTGGGGCGTTCTGGTGGATTCCGTTCTCAGTCCGACGGCCGCCTCGGAGTTCGACAACCAGACGCTGGCCTGTCTGTGCGGCCGCCATGTGCGCTACCTTATGCGCTCCAAGGAGATCACCTTCGGGCGCGATGCCAAGGACTGTGTGGTGGACGTGGATCTGGGACTAGAAGGACCGGCTGCCAAGATTTCGCGACGCCAGGGTACAATCAAGTTGCGCAGCAACGGCGACTTCTTCATCGCCAACGAGGGCAAGAGGGCCATCTTCATAGACAGCACTCCGCTGCTGTCGGGCAACAAAGCCCGCCTGGCTCACAACTGCACTGTGGAAATCTCCGGACTGCGCTTCACCTTCCTGGTCAACTACGAGCTGATCAACGCCATCCGCCAGGAGAGCGCCAAGACATCGAATCCCCTCAACTAG